Part of the Phoenix dactylifera cultivar Barhee BC4 unplaced genomic scaffold, palm_55x_up_171113_PBpolish2nd_filt_p 000407F, whole genome shotgun sequence genome is shown below.
CGGTGGCCCGAAtctccgagcagaagatgcgggactttgtttggaagttaataatctgcagattcggactcccccgcatccttatatctgataacGGTCGTCAGTTTGACAATATCCgtttcagagaattctgctctgagctcggcatcgattaccgcttcacctcggtcgcccatccacagacaaatggagaaaccgaggtgacGAATCGCACCATCCTTcaggggctcaaagccaggcttGACCGATCCAAGGGACAATGGGTTGAAGACCTCTACAATGTCCTCTGGGCCTACAGAACAACATTTCGGCTCTCCACcggcgagacccccttcaacctggcataCGGAATGGAAGCTGTTATTCCTCTGGAAGTGGGGCTCCCCTCACCAAGAGTGGAACACTACAACGcagcctccaactcctcccaacTCAGGGGCAACCTGGACCTTGTCGAGGAAACCAGGGAGGCggcccgagttcgtatggcgaggtatcAACGGAAAACGGCacagtactacaactccagagtaaaaaccaagctcttcaaagtaggagaTCTCGTCCTCAGGAGGGCTGAAGCTTCTCAGCCCACCGAGCAGAAAAAACTAGCCCCAAACTAGGAAGGACCTTACCGGGTCGCGCGAGTCTAGCGGCCCGGAGCGTACAAATTGGAGTCTCTTGAGGGAACTTTTATTCCTCGAAGTTGGAACTCCAAGAACCTTCGGATGTACTACCAATAAATCCTTTGGAGGTCATCAACAAATGGAAATACAACTCTCACTCCACTTATGATGATTTGCTTACGGTTCTCCATTAATTATTTCATACTCCTCCTGATATTGGGATGCTCATGAATCCTAGGAaaacccgaccaagctcggatgcccgaccaagcttGGATGCTCAGTCAAGCCTGAAGCACCTCGCTGCGCTGATATCGAGCTCGGTCTCGATCTCCCTCAaatacctcgactaaggtcgggatgccccgtgagtcgacagtagagtcccaaactccctcgacctcggaaagcgtcgcaggtcgatagtgcgttcccagacccctcgaccatgcgcacgatccctcgactaagatcGGGATGCTCCGTGAGTCGacagtagagtcccaaactccctcaacctcggaaagcgtcgcaggtcgatagtgcattcccagacccctcgaccttgcgcacgatccctcgactaaggtcgggatgccccgtgagtcaacagtagagttccaaactccctcgacctcgaaaagcgtcaccaggttgacagcgagcccgagctccctcgacctcgtgctcgatccctcgactaaggtcgggataccCCGTGAGTCGacagtagagtcccaaacttcctcgacctcgggaagcgtcaccaggtcgacagcgtGCCCGAGCTCCCTtgacctcgtgctcgatcccTCGATTAAGGTCGAtatgccccgtgagtcgacagtagagtcccaaacttcctcgacctcggaaagcgtcaccaggtcggcagcgagcccgagctccctcgaccttgtgctcgatccctcgactaaggtcgggatgccacGTGGGTCGACAGTAGTCCCAAACTcactcgacctcgggaagcgtcgccagGTCGACAATGAGACCAAGCTCCCTCAACCTCGGAAAGACAACAATGGGGTGGGACCTTCGCGGACCCTCCAACGCGCGTGCGCGCCTAAAACAGAATGACTGCGGTATTCTTCCCTGATCGGCTGGAGCGGGCTATGCTGTTGCGCGAGGCCCTGACCAAAGCGCCGTTTCATTCTGCAACGGACGATATTATCCGCAGAAGCGGACTCCAGGCCAAAGAATGCCTCTAAGAGCCGATCGCAGAGCGGAATCGGCTACCTCCACCTGAAGTGCTCGGCTCTAATGGTGCGAAAGATACCCTTCACCTGGCCCCTATATTATTGCATCCACTTGTTTATATACCATAACGATCGACAAAATTCCGATCAAGCTCGGGATCTCCCCCGATCAAGGTTGAGATGCCCTTCCGAGCCGGCCAAAAGCCGAAGTCTCAACCCCAGGCATGCTCTCACCACTAGTCTACAGGTTGATCTATACAGATCCCTGAATGAGGGCTCGGCCGAGTTTAAATGTCGGTCTAGGTTGACGCCTACCTGCAGCGACGGCCTCAAGCCTAAACACTctagccgagctcagaagtgcTGAGTCGCTATGTTTCGATTCTACTAGTTGGTACGCCAACCAAATTCAAGGTTAATTGCCACGAAGGCCCTAACAATAGCTTGACTCTGGTCTACGATCCCCTCGGGGACCGACTCTAAAGTTTTGGCAAGCCTATACCCGGAAAGCCAAGTCTGAAGACTCGGCCAAGACCTTCCGGAAGATGATCTAAAGGCCTGACGAAACCCCTCCGGGGTCAAGACCGAGCTCAGCCCTCTCTGCGAGATTCGTATCCGAGCTCAAAGGCTCGGCGAAACTCGAATCCAAGCTCGAGGGCTCGGAGAAATTCGAATCCGAGCTCGAGGACGATGAATTTTCTCAAAGTCCAAGCTTGAAGCATTCCCTATCAAATCTAAGCTTAATGACTTAGCGAGCGCAATTGGGACTTAGCCGAGCCCGAGGAATACGCCAAAGGATATCTTAGTCTAAACGATTGAAAATCTATCCACTATGTAGAAGGAAAAGACAAGGCGAGCGCAAATTtaggaaaagagaagagaattCTTTATTGATAAAGCCcagaggctaagtacaaaaccaAGGTTCGGCCGTACAATTTCAGGGGCCGaccttacaaaaaaaaaaacaaacaaacaaagaaacaaaACCCTAAGAGGCGTGCGCAGCTCCGAGGTCATCCGCAGCAGTCATCTCGGCATGCTCTATCGGAGCTCTCTCTCAGGTCCATCCGCGACGTAGGTCTCGGCCTGGGTCTCACCAGCAGCCTGGAGGGCAGCATCAGAAGCTCCCTCGGGGTCCCCCTCAATGGGAACCTCAGCCTCCTCGGTCGCCTGAACTTCGGCCCCAGCCGGGTCTTCAGACCCATCCCCCTCCTCGACCCCTGCTCCGGGTTGGAGCAGATTGAGGTCGAACTCGGGGCAGAGCCTCCTCAGTTGGTTGCGGAAGTCCTCAAAGCGGCGGATGAGTCCATCCACGGCCTCTTCCTCCAACAGGTTGCGAAACTCTTCCGATTTCCTGAAGAGTCTCACTGCGTGCTGAGCCTCCTCCTGGGCCCTCTCCTCGCGGGTCTCGAGCTCCTTGACCTTGAGTTGGGCGCCcttcacctcctgctcgcggacaGCGAGCGCCGAATGGTCCTCGGCTAGACGCGCCTTGGCAGCGCGCACCTCCGACCTGGCCAAGGCATGTGCGCCCTTCTCTTCCTCAAGCACCGCAGTTAGCGACCGAAGCTCGCCTTCGCCGGCCTCTACTCTTGCGAGCAGCTCCCTCCGCAGAAGCTCGGACTCGCCGAGCTTCGCCTCGGCCTGGCAGAGCTACCTCTCGGCCTCTTCTTGTCCCCTCTGACACCTTCGGGCCCGCTCCCGATAGTCAGACGCTATGTGCATCAGGGTCTCGACCTCATGAAGATGCTGTGAACAGCGAATGAACGAATGAGTTGAGGCTAAAAAATGAAAGCTGAAAACGAGGGTTAAAAAGGTAAACTTACCCGGATCGCGAAGTAATAGGTTCCGTCCAAGAAGCTGTTGTAGCTCGTGGACCGAATCTTGGCCTAGTCGGTCGGGAGCAGCGCAGCTCGGAAAACCTGCCGTGCTACAGCAGGATTCTCGAGGGCCGAGTCACCCTCAAAAACATCCCACAAAGGGAGGTACGGCCTCCTCTCCGATCGGGAATCGACTTCTGAGGGACCAGGGAGACTGAGCCTTGCTGGGCTCGGCGGGGCCGGGGGCGACCTCGGAGCAccctgactgctccccggctTGGGATCCGAGCGCCGCTGCTCGACAGGACGTCGATCAGGGCGCTGAGAGATAGGAGCCGGGCAAGCCAACATCGCTGAAGCTCCCACGGAACCCGAGCCCCTGCGGTCGGTGCTCGGGACCTCCCGAGCAGGCCTGGAAGGCCCGCCCTGGGCTATGCTCGCCTCGGCGCCAGCACCAGCTGAAGACCTGGCCTTCTTCTTGGCTCGGGTGGGGCCCCACCAATCTCGGCTGCCCTCTTTCGGAAGCGAGCGTAGAGGGCTGCGTTCTTGGTCACCATCTTCGGAACGTCTCTAGAGGCAAGAAGGGAAAGTCAGAATGTTAGAGAAGAAACAAGAGCAAaatgaattaaaagaaaaaaaaaaagaaagagagaagaaagaacaacCACCACCACCCTTACCCTaaggacgcgccgagctcaagcctaCGTTGACTAATGCGTCCTCGCTTATAAGGTCGTTCAGAAGAATGTTTTCCTCGAGGCCGTAAAGAGCGTCGAGGATCTTCTGCTCATTCTCGGACAATTTTGGGAGTTTGTTGGCAGTCTTGAGTCGGGCCTGCCCCCACCTGGTGTCGAATCCCCATGACCGCTTGGAggacaaaaagaagaatttctccttccacccGTGAATGGAGGTCGGAGCACCCCGAAAGAATGACCGACCACCTCAAAGGGCAAGATACAACTATTCTCCGTCTCCCGGGTTGGACTTCAGTAAGAAGCACCACCGGAAGATGTTGACTGAGGTCGGTATCCCGTGCGCAAGGCACAGGGATTGAAAACCGACGATCGTCCTCCACGTGTTTGGAGCGAGCTGCGCTGGGACGAGCTGATAAGTCGCCAGGAGCTCGTTCACAAACCCGTGGAAggggaaccgcaggccggcccagagtgtttCCAGatacaccccgatccgacccggggGAGGCCTCGTTATTCGATCCTCCGGCCTCGCAGGTTCCAGACGAAACCCTCGccgagggaaaaaccactcctCAGCCATCTCCACCTCCTCACCGCTCATGGCGGATCCGAATTCGTCCGGACCACGACCCATCCTAAAGAAACAATCAAAAGAGGGGGAAGGAACCAAAAAACGAAAACCCTCAGAGCAGACAAGGAGGAGGGAGAAAGCACCTTCTAAAACTTTGCCGGAGATGACAACGAATCGCAGGATTGGAGAGGGAAAGCTGGAGTAACCGCTTCGGGAGGCCGCCGGAAGAAACAAGGGGATACCGGAAAACACCAAGCTATGGCAACCAAATAGAAACCCTGAAACCGAGTTAAGGGTTTATATAAACCTCTCCAACGGCCCGGATCGACAAGACAAGATCTCGCCTCCCGTCCAGATTATGCCACGCGTCGGCCCCGAAAGCCGAAACGGCATATTAAATCGACGCCTTGAATGCAGAATCAAGGGGGCGCCGTATCGGATCGCgaggccccatcatgagctcaCAAAGCGAGGACACATCGAAAAGCAAAAGGATGTCGCCCCGTCTCCTCCCATTAAAAGCGCCTTGAAGTATGCGGAGCGCCGAAATAATTCAAAATCTCCCATCCCGCATTAATGCAAAAAACAACTACTTCCCGCGCCCGAGCCTGGTAGCGGCTCGAATTCGGAAGTCGTGGGGTTGTATTGGGGGAAAAATAAGCCGCTCCGAAACACGAGGGTATGCGGTCAGCATGTACCTGACAACGACCGACCAGGAGGCGTCCGTCCAGGCGCTCGGCCTGGCGCCCGACCAGGAGGCGCCCGTCCAGGCGCTCGTCCTGGCGTCTGACTAGGAAGCGCTCGTCCAGGCACTCGGCCAGGTGTCCGACCTGAAGGCGCCTGGCCCAGCATCGGACCTGAAGGCACCCAACCTATATACTATGGTCACATCCACCGACAGTACGACCAAGGACCATGTCCTGCCGCCgccctcaacaattaatgcgcatggtctctgcagacctccggcatactcaacaattaatgcgcatggtctctgcagacctccggcttactcaacaattaatgcgcatggtctctgcagacctccggcttactcaacaatcaatgcacgTATTTCCAActatctacggatctcaagccctccacggcaaatctGCTCGGCAGCATTAAATCAGCCATGACAATTCCTGGGCTACGGCCTGATTGTCTACGGCAAGGCATTGACTCGCACTATCGTGCATTAATCCGCACGACACGCTCAATCACACGGTAACTTCGCCCCGTCATATCACAGGTAATCCATTACCccactataaaaggggaaccctCCTATCTTAGGGGTGTTGGACTctgaaaatccaaaaaaaaacatatctcttctctccttctacacattagccccctctgacttaagcatcggagggccggcgccggaaaccccggccaccgtcttcttgcaggtcttccgaaggacgccgcccgccgacggaccaccTCCACCTGCCGTTCCAGCAccgaagctcctccttctcagccgacggtcgcctccgggtctaatttccagcaacaatgacCACAAGAAATGGTTAGTTTACTCGCAAGTTAGGATGTGTCTCAATGGTCATTCCCCATAACCAGAGATTCTAGATTCGATTTTTGAATGGTGCATCCTTAAAATCTAGATTTGGATAATTATAATgcagggtctctctctctctcagaaaaataaaaaaaactactgTTGTAGGGttcataagaacataaaatGAATCCTACTGGAGAAAGGTCATTATTATATGAGAAATACACCATGGCTTCTGCTAATATTTAAGGTTCGAATCTTGAGCTCAAGCTCTAATACGTTCGGCTGATGGTTATATAGACTATCAAATAGAAGAAGGGGTGTGGTCTTCATCTTTCATAAATGACAAGGAATACATAAAGTTAAGAGAGCGGATCCTGAATTGAGGCATGCATGATCCGATAGAGAAAATATTGAGCGATGGGGGGATTGAGATGCTGCATCGGTCCCAGCATTGCCTTTTCATGTTAAAGTTGAAGAGACTTAGGAAGCTAATTATGTTTCAAAtctaattatgttttaattaacATCAAATTCGTGGATTAGTGATCGCATATTGCAAACCCACCAAAATTTTATGCAAGATGTCATTTATTTGAAGGTACACCATGGTTTGCGTTGGATAATGGCAGTTTAAACATACAGTTGGAGCACTTTAAACATTCTTCTCTAAAATACTTACCATCCCATACGAGCTTCACAAAAATACCATGACATTTCTATAAAATGGTGAAAACCAGAAGAAAATTAGACAACCAAATTCCAATTGATCCGGCATATCTCTCCTCAACTGTTTTTCTCAAAATCAATTAACTTGAATATTGGAGGATTCTTCGCCGGATATAGCACAGGATATTCAACCTTCGCCTCGAATTCCAGTGGCAACAATCACCTTGGGCGATTAGCGATCGCTAAACCTCGTTAGTGATGTTTTTTAGGCATCaagtcaataaaaataatagaaagaCATAATTTAAATTTCATCGAATGAATGAAAGAATTACAAACCATATATATCTATAGTAACACTCAAGTGACCCCCCCCTATCTCTTTATCCGTGTACATCCCAGAGCCCACTACGACCATTAACTTTTCCCCCACTTCTACACCAGGGTGGAGCAGGAGGAAGTCGACGGGTCAAACAAAGCTGGAACCAGGTACTTCCTCCCGCTGGCCCCGTTCACGTTGTAGCTCGCCCCGGTGGTGGAGTCCACCAACAAATTCCCGGGATATCCCGGATACGCCCCCTTGGCATAAACCCCCGGGCACGCCGTCGCGGCCTCCAACGGCGCCTCGTTCGGCCCCTGGTAGAATCCGTCACCGAACGGGTTGGTCAACGTGCCGGCCATCATGCTCGCCAAGTTGATCACCATGCCGTCGATCCCGACGTCGCCGTTAGGCGCCACCAACGGCGGGGTCTGGGGCCCGTAGACCGGCTGGTGGAAGGGCCACGCGCACTGACCCGGGCACTGCGTCGCCGAGTTGCCGACCCAGATGTAAGCGAACCGGCCGGACTTAGACCGGGGCGAGGACCCGTGTGTCCCGCACCGGCTCATGCAGAACCCCTCGACCGCGACGTCAGCCGCCGTTAAGACGACATTGACGGCGTTCTTCGGAGCCCCGCGGCTCGCCAGCTTGGCGATGTCGGCGTCGGTGAGCGACTTGCCGAGGGAGTAGGAGTCGTCGAGGATCTGCTCACCGAGAGTGAGCGCAGGGAACTTGGTCTTCGACTGGGCGTAGTACTTTTCGGTGGTCTTCCACCAGGTGGACACCGACGGCGCCGGCTGCTTCTGGTCACTGCCCTTCGTGGAGAGGGAAGTGACGAAGTCGGAGATGATGGCTCGCTGCGAGGCGGCGAACTTACCGTACCAGATGAGGTTCACCGATACAGGACCGGTGAGGAGAGCCCCCTTGTGGTAGGTTAAGACTGGAGATTGTTCCTCCACTAAGACATTGAGCTTTCTAGCACCATAGGAGCACTGGAACAGAAGACAAGCTACTACTATAATAATACAAAGGATACAAGGCCTAATACTAGAAGAAGCCATTAGTATAGAACTAAAAGAGGACACTAAGGGAGAGGAGAGGTCTCGGGTTATATTATATGCTTCTTTccgagaggaagagaggagattTGTTTGTAGCTGGGTGAGGGAGAAGGGTGGGCTTAGGGGGGGTTTATATAGTGGCAGGGAAGGGAAGAGGGTTACGAGATGGTGTTATTGATTAAATAATTCATGGAAGGTGAGTCGAAACAGGGGACAAAGGTGGTGGCCCCAAGGAGGAGCTTTAGGGTCATGAAGGCGACGCGGTCTGGGTTCAGAACGGTCACTAAACAGCTGGCTGCCGCGTGCTATTAACAGCTGTAACATTTAGGAAAGGTTTTCTCTTCCTACAATGGCCCTGCATCGGTAACCAGGCCAGTGACAGGGGTGGAAGGGAGCGTTTTGGATGAGAACGGGGTATTTTGGGCAAAGAGTGGGATAAGGGTTTTGAAATTTTAGAACGTTAGGAGGGGGGCACAGGCTGGAATTTCTTGGAAATGCGTACAAGGTTTGGTTGCGTGAAGGGCAGTGCGCGTACTAATAATGATGCTTTGGATAGGGATGCGCGTACGTGCCAGCTCGGTGGGCGCTGTATCGGACACCACCTGCTCACCAGAAACTCGTGAGTTCTGGATCTGGTCACCTTCCGGTGGTCTACTGACGTATATGCAGAGgcggaaatttttttttttttttttttttttttttttttttttttttttttgctgaaagcgGGTGTTTCATACAGtgcgggtacgaatacacccaatgaAGTCAAAATACAAGACCTCACGGAGTGCCAATGGCAGCTCCGCCTCTCCTACCCAAAGGGCGTACCCCGAGTGGTGGGCCACATGGccagccacccagtcggctgccccattggcctccctGAATACATGTTTGGCCAAAGTGGCCCCACCCTGACTCATCATCACAATATCGCGAATCAGGGGATGGTCTGTGGTCTCACCCCCCAATCCCCTCTGAATCCATCGgacaacagtggccgagtccccCTCCAAGATAACCGAACTGGCCCGCAAAACTGCCCTCGCATGTCGAAGGCCTGCCCAGGCGGCATGCAACTCTGCTCCAGGCACCGATGTATCGAACAACTGACAGCCACCTGCGGCCACTACCCTGGAGTGTGGGCCTCGTATGACAAAGCCTGCACCGCCCCGCGTGCCGCCATCCAGAACcgacccatcgaagttgaccttgaggaagctcaggggtgggggctcccaggtgaaaaacaccaactgggaagctgccgaagcaggggggaaccccaggtgtcccgagctatcaaaggtctatCTGTAGAAAGGGCGGGTCTGAACTCCAAAGCCTGTGCTCGAGCAAGCTCTGCcacaaacctcggtgacaccctgcgctcaccgaGAGTGCGGgcattccttgccagccagatctgaagCGCTGTGCAAGTAGCTCTGATGCCCTCCTCGCGAGTCCGTAAACTGGCTAACCACTGCCGTGTCACCCTGAGAAACTGTAGCCGCTCACTCCGGGCCCCCCGCGGGATCCCAGCCCACTGCCATGTCGTCCGCGCCCATGTACACTGGAAGAGCACATGGTCCACTGACTCCTCAGCACCGCACGTCCCGCACTCAGCTGGGACCCCCCAACCTCGCCTGCTCAGCTCTGCTCTCGTAGGAAGTCGGCTCCAGAACACCTTCCATAGAAAGAGAGCAACCCTCGGATGAAGTCCAGACCTCCACATCCAGGTACAGTTCGGCCCCGGCTCATGCCCTGGCTGAATGGCGCGCGTGATGTCTCCCAACCTAACGCTGGCCTGGCTCGAGGTGCCCCACACCCTGACGTCTGGCCCCCCACATCCTGGTAACGGGAGGGATCGGATCCTCGCAGCTAGGTGTACCCCGAACAATAGCCTGAGTCTGGCCTCATCCCATACTGCCCCTCCTGGTACAAGGAGATCGCACACCCGCAACCCCTCCTGATCGGATCCCATACTGCCTCTATGTTTGACACAGAGGCGGTTGAGGCGGAAATTTTTACATGCAGATCCTAGCGCTGAAGGACTAACTTGAATGAGAAAATAAGAGTACTCTGCTACTTTTTCCAATGCCCCATCACTCTTAAAATGTTCTTGAACTGCATCATCAATTGTGTCCGTTATGTGACCAGTTTAATCCATTGTTCTAAGACTTCGGTTTTTTGAGAGCTCATAAACAAATGATGAAGATTGAAGGCATGAAATAGATCGAAAAGAGGTCCGTCATCTGAAAAACTACTTATAAAAAGTGAATACCCTCTGCTCTTAAGTCTTAATATGATGACATTGTCGAACTATGCGACATTTATAATTAAATGTTTGCAATCTATTGATGCTTTTTCTCACCTCTcactttatctttttttaaaaaaagtggtAATAGGTTTAACTAACACATGAGCATTCGATTGATGTATCAACCTCTTAAACAATTATTTTTATGAACTCAAAGGACTTATAGCATTATGCATATGACGCgcattatataaaaaattatgttcACATTAGATATGCAAGCCACACCATGCCCAGCAGTAATTCATTTTCAAAAATacaggactttttttttttttttggtgaatcgACAGCTCATACTATCCTAGCATGAGTACAGCCAGCTACATCAGCATCAAGCAAGCAACATAAAGtaaaagaaacagaaaactgCTGAGTCTAGAGAAACTCTCCAGAGTGATGTACAGTGAAGGAGGCAATCCAGTCAGCCGCCTGGTTCACCTTCCGAAAGACATGCCCAACCTGAAGAATCCGGCACTCCCGTAGCATTCGGCAAATATCACTCAGAAGCATGTGCTCCACCACCTCCCGCCCCCTCTCCTTGAGGCGCGCTATCGGGGAAGTTAAGTCTTCCTCCAGAATGATGCAGCCTACCTGCAAAACATAACTCGCATAAGAAAACCCCTCCCAGGCCTCGAAGGAGCGGCAACCCCCTGCTGCAATCAGTCTGGCACCATGATCTTTGATGACAAAAGCTACTCCCGCCAGATCGCCACCGCCGGGCAAGCTTCCATCGAAGTTCACTTTTAGGTAGCCaggaggtgggggctcccaagagACAAAGACAAACCCGGACGCTGTGGTAGCGAAGAGGGGGTCTCAGATATTCCTAGCTATCCCAGATGAATCAAGCTCAGTGGCCTTCAAGATCTCCATTGCCTGATAGAGAGCCCGCTCTACAATGGACCTCCGGGGAGCCATCCTCCCCTCAAAAACTCTGGCGTTCCTGTTCAGCCAGATATGATATGCCAGGTAGACAACAGCAGTACCCCATCCAGCAGTGCTCGGTGATCGTAAGGCAATCCTCACCTGCTGTAAAAAATCAAAGGTAAGCCCAGGGAAGGATGCCCTCCTCCAGCCCTGAACTGCTCGTGGGCACTCAAAAAGCACATGGCTAATAGTCTCCACCGCCTCCGGACAGTTCATGCACATCCCAGACTACCTCTATCCCCCTCCTGGCCAATATCCTCCTGGTCGGCATGCAGTCCCAGACTACCTTCCAAATGAAAAGTGCCACCCACAGATGAGcccgcatcctccaaatccacctGCCCTCACAGCACCTGGCCGGCTCACCCTCCAACAACATCTATACATCAGCTGCCCTCATTCTAGCTGACCCACTTGCCGCCCACACCTGCCTATCACAGCATGAGCTAAGGGTGGAAGGAGGTATGTCACACTTGGGTGGTAACGAGATCTGAGCTACAAAATAGACCCAAGCGAATCTCTACAAACTGGTCCAAGTCCGAGTACTGACCCCAACAGTAACAACTGTACCCAGCTGCCCCGTTTTCTTTATAATCTTTCCCCACTTTCCTCTTTccagaaagaagaaaacaaacccCTTTGCAATCGCTGCTCTCCGTGTCCCTCTGGCCGCAGTCCGCAGTCTCTGGTATATCCGACAACAACCTTTATAAAAACCAAGGAATTATTCGCTGCCCAAGCATTTGATTGTTTTGCTACATTATTTTGCTGTCTTCTCGTTTCTCTTGTTTGCAAGTGATAATGGAGTGGGTTCGGTTCCAAAGCTGTCACCCTTGGAGGAGATAAGTGGGCTCTGTTAGGCTCCGGCGTGTCTCATGGgtgtctcggccttctggtttTGTAACTTAGGGACGAGTGGCATTCGTA
Proteins encoded:
- the LOC103720188 gene encoding protein PHOSPHATE-INDUCED 1 homolog yields the protein MASSSIRPCILCIIIVVACLLFQCSYGARKLNVLVEEQSPVLTYHKGALLTGPVSVNLIWYGKFAASQRAIISDFVTSLSTKGSDQKQPAPSVSTWWKTTEKYYAQSKTKFPALTLGEQILDDSYSLGKSLTDADIAKLASRGAPKNAVNVVLTAADVAVEGFCMSRCGTHGSSPRSKSGRFAYIWVGNSATQCPGQCAWPFHQPVYGPQTPPLVAPNGDVGIDGMVINLASMMAGTLTNPFGDGFYQGPNEAPLEAATACPGVYAKGAYPGYPGNLLVDSTTGASYNVNGASGRKYLVPALFDPSTSSCSTLV
- the LOC108511750 gene encoding uncharacterized protein T27F2.1-like, with product MLACPAPISQRPDRRPVEQRRSDPKPGSSQGAPRSPPAPPSPARLSLPGPSEVDSRSERRPYLPLWDVFEGDSALENPAVARQHLHEVETLMHIASDYRERARRCQRGQEEAERSEVRAAKARLAEDHSALAVREQEVKGAQLKVKELETREERAQEEAQHAVRLFRKSEEFRNLLEEEAVDGLIRRFEDFRNQLRRLCPEFDLNLLQPGAGVEEGDGSEDPAGAEVQATEEAEVPIEGDPEGASDAALQAAGETQAETYVADGPERELR